From the genome of Penaeus monodon isolate SGIC_2016 chromosome 11, NSTDA_Pmon_1, whole genome shotgun sequence:
accagagagatagataaagatagatagagaagcagATACCACGGCGAAATCTGGTAATCCCCTAGCTGGTGGGCGGGGTTTAGTGTCTCGCCCGGCAACGCAATCGATTTAATTAATGGACCTTGAGAGACGTAACGACGTGGATAGGAAAAGGtaattggggagggggagggggaggttcaggggtagggaggggggaagggggggaaggggcggggatgaAGCACGATAGATAGTGATCTACGAAGCGAAATTGAGGTGGATGAAAGAGGCCAGAAAAGACATAGCggtaaacgatattaattattggtaaggatgatatgataatgataatcaaaaagtaatggtgatgatgattattaatggtgatagtgatattaataatgtgaaatgtgagggtgatgatgataataaaaaataagagtaattataataatgataatgatgatggtgataataacgatagcaatgaagataataataataataacagtaatgataataataataataataataataataataataataataataataataataataatcacaataatattaataatgctaatgatgacaatgatactaataatgataatggcaatgatgataataaaagtaagaataatagtaatagcaacaataatcataatgaatataaatgattttgcaaaggaaaacaacaatacGAAATGCTGCTCACAATGGGTTCCAGCGGCGCCAAATTCGAtggctttcttttttgtttttattttgttttgttttgttttatggctCTTCTTTGCTTGTGTGTTCttgttctccttcgtcttcttgttgttctttgttGTCTCTagcttcttattctcctccttgttctccttttccttcttcttcgacTTTCGTTTCTTTGATTTCGTCAATTTCTTCATCTGCTTTGTTGTCGGTAACTTCTAATTCACATTTCCTTATGTCTTgattttcttgtccttcttctttgCCTCccgtttcttccttctttttttccccacttcgtCTTCTTTCATCCGCCTCATCTTCGTGGCCCGGcgtgggcgagagggagagagtgaaacacGGGCGCTGAACTTGGGACCCGCCATGCAGTTTAGCTAACATGCACACACGACGCGAGACAAACGGAGAGGCAACGGAGCGAGAGAtcagggacggagggagggagggagaggggagagggggggagggggagggcggcgaGCGTAGGGCGATTAGGAATAAGAgggatgataaacaaaaaaaaataaagtaataataatagattaaaaataaaatcgtcatcgtaatcataatgaaaatcaaaataaacagacCGAACCGTCGCCGAATACTCAGGAAGTTTGTGAGTGGACGCGCATGTGGCGATTCAAGTTCCCGGATTGACTAAACCGCAATAAACACAATTTACACTGGTAGGGCTTTTCCCCGGAGTGGATCCTCAGGTGTTTGGTGAGAGTGGATGAGTCGCTGAAAGCTTTTTTGCACATCCTGCAGCGGTAGGGACGTTCGCCGGagtgcgtgcgcatgtgcgtggTGACCGAAGACGACTGGGAGAAACGGCGGTCGCAGATGGGACACCGGAAGGGCTTCTCGCCGCTGTGTGTCCTTACGTGCGCCGTCAGGTTGGCCGCTTGGCTGAAGGATTTGTTGCACTCGTTACACCTACGGCAGAGAGGGGTGGGTGAGTGGACGGGagcagggatgataatgatattgttgataaaataaagatgatgataatgatattattactgcgattactactactactactactgctactactagtactactactagtaacagtactactactactactactactacagttactactactactactactactaccttctACGATtaccacactactactactattaccattactactattactgttactattacaaccagtactacaacagctactactactattactacgacaCCTAACGGCACTACAACTAACAGCACTTCAAAAATAAGAACAGGTAAATGAACACAAAGAAAGATATGAGCCTTGATTTTAACGTTACGAGAATAAGTCATAATAACACACAGCAGAAATTACAGATTGCCTCCAAGTTGTCGTTCACTTCATATCCTAAGGTTTCAGACCATCAGTTGCTTTCCTAGATGTTTGTGAACTATTAAATGAAGTGGCGTGTATTAAGAGCGGTTGGCAATGCATTTTCTATGCCCTTAGATCGATCTATAAAGAAATTAGAAAAgggatgtgcatgtgtgtgtgtgtgtgtgtgtgtgtgtgtgtgtgtgtgtgtgtgtgtgtgtgtgtgtgtgtgtgtgtgtgtgtgtgtgtgtgtgtgtgtgtgtgtgtgtgtgtgtgtgtgtgtgtgtgcgtgtgtgtatacacatatatatttacacacacacacacacacacacacacacacacacacacacacacacacacacacacacacacatatatatatatatatatatatatatatatatatatatatatatatatatatatatatatatatatatatatatatatatatatattatatatatatatatatatatatatatatatatatatatatatacatatgtatatatatatatatatatatatatatataatatatatatatatatttatatctgtgtgtgtgtgtgtgtgtgtgtgtgtgtgtgtgtgtgtgtgtgtgtgtctgtgtctgtgtatttgtgtgtgtttgtgtgtgtttgactgtaaatatagacagatagatagatagataaatgcacacacacacacacacacacacacacacacacacacatacacacacacacacacacacacatacgcacgcacgcacgtgtacatatataccatatgtgtatgtatacacacacacacacacacacacacacacacacacacacacacacaatatatatatatatatatattatatatatatatataatatatatatatttatatatatatatgatatatatatatatatatatatattatatatatatatatgtatatatatatatatatatatatatatatatatatatatatatatatatatatatatatatatatatatatgtgtgtgtgtgtgtgtgtgtgtgtttgtgtgtgagtgtgtgtgtgtgtgtgtgtgtgtgtgtgtgtgtgtgtgtttgtgtgtgtgtgtcgtgtgtgtgtgtgtgtatgtgtatgcatatatatatatatatatatatatatctatatattatatatatatatatacatatatatatacatatatgtatatatatatatacatactatatatatatatatatatatatatatatatatatatatatatatatatatatgtgtgtgtgtgtgtgtgtgtatgtgtgtgtgtgtgtgtgtgtgtgtgtgtgtgtaaaggagagagagagagagagagagagagagagagagagagagagagagagagaagagagagagagagagagagagagagagagagagagagaaagaatgtgtacacacacccacacacacacatacacacacacacacgcacacacacacacacacacacacacacacacacacactcacacacacacacacacctatatatatatatatatatatatatatatatatatatatatatatatatatatatatgtatatatatacaaacatatacacatatatatcgacagacacacacacatgtgtgtgtgtgtgtgtgtgtgtgtgtgtgtgtgtgtgtgtgtgtgtgtgtgtatttgtgtgtgtgtgtgtatgtgtgtgcgtgtgtgagtgtgtgtgtgtgtgtgtgtgtgtgtgtgtgtgtgtgtgtgtgtgtgtgtgtgtgtgtgtgtgtgtgtgtgtgtgtgtgtgtgtgtttgtgtgtgtgtgtatatacatatatgtacacacacacacacacacacacacacacacacacacatacatatatatatatatatatatatatatatatatatatatatatatatatatatatatatatatatatgataatgataggcgTTCCAGTGAATTATAATGcaatacattcattatactcgaAAATATGAGTCATATCCATCAGAAATGAAATAACGAATCTTAGTTCTTGATATAACTGGATAAGTGAATTAAAGCGATTGCTCTTTACATTATTAGAACGAATCTAATAGCAAATATTTACCTAAGAATCttctaatagcaataatcataattgtcTAGTCAGAGAGATATCAATAAGATTCAGAAATTCCGTGTATTTtagattatgaaaatatatggTATCGGGGTActgcaaagaaaatatatattgaaatatatttaaaaacaatagttTACAGGATAAGGCACTCTGGCaaattttctgatatatatatatatatatatatatatatatatatatatatatatatatatatatatatatatatatatatgtatatatatatatgaaataaataatgaacatTTAATAGTTTAGTTAATTCTTAGTATGTTGTGAGGCGCCTCCTTTAGTTcattaatatatgaattatgcTGATATGAGACATACTACGCTCacatcacaatgatgataatgataatgatcatagactgatagtaatgataacgataaccttaatacagttttgataataatgatgctattactactactacaactattactaatattattactaccactactgctattactattactactactagtgcttctaatactattactcttactattactactactattacttctattactactactactacttctactactaccaccactactactactagtactagcactactaccactactactattactattactgctgctactgctcctcctcctattactactactacttttactacagctattactactattactactactactactactactactactactactactattacttctgtaataatgatactgaaaacgaTGATACTAATAAAGCAAACAACAATGGTAACGATAACCCAACgcccaaatatataaacacaacccaCTCGCCATTGATCACCCCAGAGTATACATGAGTCCCCTCCCCACCTGTATGGTTTCTCGCCGCTGTGTGTTCTGAGGTGCGTTTTCAGTGTCGACGGCCGGGCGTACGTCTTGCCGCAGATGCGACACAGGTTGGGTTTAAGACCGTCACTCATCATGGGTTTGGTTACGTCCAGGGAGCTGGTGATGCCGGACATCCCCACGGAGCTGGGACGCCTGCGGAGGGCGCTCAGGGTCGGGGAGAGTTGGCCGCCttcgggagggaaagggggtgtaggggaaggagggggggaggggggaaggaggggggagggagggagggaggggggaggagtggaaggagggaatgggggaaaggacggaagggagaaaggaaggagagagggaatgaagtaacggaaggagggagggagggaagtaaaggaaggaaggagggaatgaggtaacagaaggagggaaggagaagaaggaaaaaaaaggataagaattagatattatgttatttactaACATTGTATTATTATCGTGCGTACATCTCTCGGATTCCTCTACTTGTAATAATTACCATGACTCTCTTATGTCTTTTTCAATTTAACCCACGCTATTTTACCTCACAACTTTTATGAATCACATCTCATTATAAACTCTTTGTACGTCATAATCAGTTCAGGAATTTATCTACAATTCTAAATTAccctggatttttaaaaaataaatcctcTACTTTATTTCACACttcaatttattttatcattgcttTCATACTTACCGGGTGGTGTGGAGTTGGGGTATGGCGCACCAGGCGATCCCGGGCGAGGTCGCAGCGGCGGTGACCTGAGACAGAGGTCACGGTCCAGACTCGGCATGGGCGGGTGCTCGGAGCGAAGGTCACCCGCCCACGAGTAAGAACCCACGCTGTAACCTTGGCTGCAAGACCCACTACGGGAAAGATCagggaaaaaacatatataacggCTTGGTTGAACTGTACTGTGTATGCACTATCAGCCTGTGAAGTATGAACGAAAGGTATAGGAGATGTTATatgaaaaaacacattttctttgaATTAGCTtatgagagaaaacgggaaactcACCTATATGGTACGGGTAGAGGGCTAACTATACCCGGAGCCGAGGGCTGTGGGTATCCCATGCCGCTGATCGGGGACACGGAGGTCACCTGCTGACTCGCGCAACTCGCCGGCCACTGTTGGGTTAAGTCTCGATGATAAAGGGTGCACAGAAGCTTTGAGATTTATTGTGTATGCGATTTTTCTTGCTCAccttatatttatagatttatggcGAATCGTGTTCATGTAATGACTGCAACAAATCACTATGCGATACAGAGACATCATATGATTTTTGTCTGCATCAACAGTATCAGCGGCGccatataatgaattatatgatatatatattattatatcatatagtattatacacacaacacacacacacacatatatatatatatatatatatatatatatatatatatatatatatatatatatatatatattgtgtgttgtgtgtgtgttgttgttgttgtgttgtgtggtgtgtgtgtgtatatgtatatatatatatatatatattatatatatgtgtttaatatatatatatatatatatatatatatatatatgtaagtatgtatgtatatataaacacacatacccacaaatgtacataaatctacacacacatagcCCTCCCTCAACCGACCTGGTGCTGGAGCGACGGGTCGGGCGAGTACCCCATGTTCACATTGGACACGCCCATGGTCATGTTCATGGACACATTCACACTCATGGCGGGGAACATGTGCGGGGGCGCTGACGAGGCGTAGGTGGCGTCCTGGTAGCCGCCGGACGTGTAGCAGCCGCCCGCGCTCATGCCGCCCATCATACTCGGTAACgtctgcgggcgggcgggcgggcgaggagGAGAGGCTTCGTTAGTTGGCGGTTGTGATATTGGTTATTTGGATGATTAAAGTGTCCTTTTaagcattgttttttatttcattgcctCATTTTAATTGCTCTCAGAATGAGCCTGTATctgaatacacacatatgtacacacacaaacacacactgatacgtgtacatgcattatatacgtgtatatatatatatatatatatatatatatatatatatatatatatatatatatatatatatatattatatatattatatattatatatatatatatatatataatatatatatatatatatattatattatatcatatatatatatatatatatatatatatatatatatatatatatatatatatatacatacacacagtatatgtatgtgtgtatatatgtctatgtattcacatttgtatgcatgtgtgcttaTATACCACATATTCCCATCTTGAGTATACCCAAGATGGGAAAAATAGAATCCCGTGCCTACAACCTACAGGGTATAAAGAAGTATCATGATATGATAATCAAATTTTCATCCATTGTACTGTAATCTTACCTACTCCTAAAATCTAGCTAGTGAGGCTACTTAAGACTATCAGTGCACTTAAGGCTACTTAAGACTACTAGTACATGGTACCGTAGGTAGCAGGTACTCTACTTAAGGCGAAATGTCATGCACAGTCTGGTAAAGTGATGACAGGTCAGTCACTCATGGCTGACCCTGACTTGTTTGTAAATGAAATTACTGGATATtctatattactttattactgtattacttCATTACTGTATTACTTTTATAAAGGCTTCTAAGAATTACAGtggaccttttttcttcttcttttttcaaaatacgTTCTAAGCTCCGGTAGGGGAAATATCAGAGCGAAGACTGAGCTACACTGTAgatggcggaggcggaggcggtctATGGCTCTCGCGCGACCTAATTACTGCGTCATCAGCCGGAAAGGTCAGGTCAGCGGTCCGAGTCCAGGCCGCTGATTGGCTGAGTCGCTTCGGCCATTCAGCAGCCGGAGCGTGCCAGCGAGCCGTGCCCTTCCTCCTGGCGTGATGAGGGCCGTGGGGGCGAGGGCAGGGCGCAGGGTCTACAGGGCAGGGAGCGGCCGCTACGGAACCTCGCTGTCACCACCTTACCTGGCCTTGCTGGTACGAGAAAGGAGACATCGACGGAGGCGGCGGCAGGAGAGGACCCCCGAGGGATCCGCCTAAGGAACTGCTTATAGGACTAGAGTATCCCGAAGACCCCATGGACGGCAGAGGCCCCCCTAGGGAGCCCATACTGGTCCCGAAAGCCCCCGAGTTGCTCCCCAGCGTCGCCGCCCCGAAGCTGAGCGAGCCCTGAGCGCTGAGGGCGgtggacagggagggagggggaggggaggtggcgcCGATGGCGTCGGGCAGGGTGACGGCCTCGCCCAGGGTCGTGGCCGGGGGGAGGTCGGCGTCGCCCGGGGCGCCGGAGGGCGGCGAGCCCACGGGCGGCGGCAGGAGCGGCTCTGTGATGGAGGGgtcgggcgggggggagggggccaccAGGGGCGCCAGGGACATGtaggtgggcgtgtgggtgtaGGGCGGGTAGGTGGACGGGGagtaggggggcggggggtggaagggggggagcggGTGGTGGGAGGGCAgcaggggcggcggcggcggcgagtcACCCACCTGGTGCGGATGGACCACGGCGTGCTTGAGGGACAGCAGAACGTCGGCCATGTggtcccccttctccttccccagcATTCCGCTCGCCTCCTTGCTGGGGGAGGAACACAGCGTTAGAGGGGCGGGGCAACGGACGCAGGCGCTGGCGGTCTTGGAGGAAAAAGGTCAGCCTCAAAGGTCCATAAATGTCTCAGCCTAAAAGCCTTCtctttgtagtaaaaaaaaaaaaaaaaatttacaagttTTTTGAGACTGCTTTATCATTGTCCAGGAAAAATATCACGCATATCGACACCCATAAACAAATGTTATGGAAGTACATAATTCACTCAAATTTACATTTCTAATCTTAAAAATACgtgaatcaatcaatcaatcaatatatggatatacacttaaaatcataattccttaaaaaaaaaatagtcatcaTCATAACCTACACTTATCATCAGCtactaataacaaagaaaaatatatacaagcaTGTTAATATATCTCACAGATGTACAATAATATTAGCTTCTCCCATGACTAAGACATCGTCCTTCCAGggctttggcactggcactgagGCTCTTCAGTGGGAATGCAGCTCTGTGGTGTGGGGGCCACAGGCGAGCCGCTGAGCCACAGGAGAGAGAATAGTCATAggaatctgtgtatatatgtcaatgtgtgtatgtgtgcgtgtgtgtgtgtgtgtgtacatatatatatatatatatatatatagtatatatataatatatatattaagatatataatatatatataatatacatatatatgagattatataatatatatagaat
Proteins encoded in this window:
- the LOC119578388 gene encoding protein glass-like, which codes for MGSLGGPLPSMGSSGYSSPISSSLGGSLGGPLLPPPPSMSPFSYQQGQTLPSMMGGMSAGGCYTSGGYQDATYASSAPPHMFPAMSVNVSMNMTMGVSNVNMGYSPDPSLQHQWPASCASQQVTSVSPISGMGYPQPSAPGIVSPLPVPYSGSCSQGYSVGSYSWAGDLRSEHPPMPSLDRDLCLRSPPLRPRPGSPGAPYPNSTPPGGQLSPTLSALRRRPSSVGMSGITSSLDVTKPMMSDGLKPNLCRICGKTYARPSTLKTHLRTHSGEKPYRCNECNKSFSQAANLTAHVRTHSGEKPFRCPICDRRFSQSSSVTTHMRTHSGERPYRCRMCKKAFSDSSTLTKHLRIHSGEKPYQCKLCLLRFSQSGNLNRHMRVHSQTS